From Nicotiana tabacum cultivar K326 chromosome 15, ASM71507v2, whole genome shotgun sequence, the proteins below share one genomic window:
- the LOC142169643 gene encoding uncharacterized protein LOC142169643, translating to MTVVENEKNELIPTRTVAWWGVWIDYRRLKKATCKNHFLLPFIDQMLDRLDGHEYYCFLDATFQRCMMGIFTDMVEKFVGVFTDDFSVFGSSYDDCLKNLAKVLARCEETNLVLNWEKYHIMVQEGIILGHRILKNGIEVYKVKVEVVSKLPPPISVKGVRSFLGHAGFYRRFIEDFSKIATPLCRLFEKDVTFKFDEACLKAFEELKKNLVAIPINFAPNCSLPFELMCDASDHAILEVLSHRKDKTFYSIYYVSKTLDYAQLNYTTTEKELLEFDVEIGDRKGTKNQVKDHLSRLENHENVEEFGQIKETFPDEQLFAITHDPSPWYANYVNYLVEAVALPTNDAKVVATFVKKNIFSRVATAYHPETSGQVEVYNREIKQLLEKTLVYGKACHLPVELEHKAYWEIKKLNMDLEATGEKRLLQLKELDEFRMHSYENAKLYKEKTKRWHDRQIKPRHFEPGQKVLLFNSRFKLFVGKLKSRWPGPFEVVKVIAYGAIELRALNGER from the exons ATGACTGTTGTagagaatgagaaaaatgagctaATTCCTACTCGCACCGTGGCATGGTGGGGAGTTTGGATTGACTATAGAAGGCTCAAAAAAGCAACTTGCAAGAACCACTTCCTACTTCCATTCATTGACCAGATGTTGGACAGGTTGGATGGACATGAGTACTATTGCTTCCTCGATG cCACTTTCCAGAGATGCATGATGggcattttcaccgatatggtggaaaaaTTTGTAGGAGTCTTCACGGATGACTTTTCAGTCTTTGGGTCTTCTTATGATGATTGTTTGAAGAATTTGGCCAAGGTGTTGGCAcggtgtgaagaaacaaatttggtgctgaATTGGGAAAAGTACCACATTATGGTGCAAGAGGGCATCATTTTGGGTCATAGAATACTGAAGAACGGCATTGAAGTATATAAGGTGAAGGTGGAGGTAGTTTCAAAACTACCTCCACCCATCTCTGTGAAGGGTGTCCGCAGTTTCTTGGGACATGCAGGTTTTTATAGACGCTTTATTGaagatttttctaaaattgctACTCCATTGTGTAGGTTGTTCGAAAAGGATGTGACATTCAAGTTTGATGAAGCCTGTCTGAAGGCGTTTGAGGAGCTTAAGAAGAATTTGGTGGCTATACCAATTAATTTTGCACCGAATTGTTCCTTGCCATTTGAActtatgtgtgatgcaagtgaccatGCTATTTTGGAAGTGCTAAGCCATAGGAAGGACAAGACGTTTTACTCCATATACTATGTGAGTAAGACTCTTGATTATGCACAATTGAATTACACCACCACTGAGAAGGAGTTGTTG GAATTTGACGTAGAAATAGGAGATCGGAAGGGCACGAAAAACCAAGTGAAGGACCACCTGTCACGGTTGGAAAATCATGAAAACGTGGAGGAATTTGGACAAATTAAGGAGACATTCCCGGATGAGCAACTTTTTGCCATCACACATGACCCTTCACCATGGTACGCGAACTATGTGAACTATCTT GTGGAGGCTGTTGCATTGCCGACCAATGATGCCAAGGTGGTAGCCACTTttgtgaagaagaacatattctcaAG AGTTGCAACTGCATATCATCCGGAAACAAGTGGACAAGTTGAAGTGTACAATAGAGAGATAAAACAACTACTAGAGAAAACA CTGGTGTATGGGAAAGCATGTCACTTGCCGGTTGAACTTGAACATAAGGCCTATTGGGAGATCAAAAAGTTGAATATGGACTTGGAAGCTACGGGCGAGAAGAGGCTCTTGCAGTTGAAAGAGTTAGATGAGTTCAGGATGCACTCCTATGAAAATGCGAAGCTTTACAAGGAGAAAaccaaaagatggcatgataGGCAAATCAAGCCTCGTCACTTCGAACCAGGCCAAAAGGTATTATTGTTCAATTCCAGGTTCAAGCTATTTGTTGGAAAGTTAAAGTCGAGATGGCCaggtccatttgaggtggtgAAAGTCATCGCATATGGTGCAATCGAGTTGCGCGCTTTAAATGGTGAACGATAA